The genome window GGAATTTGTTTTAATTCAACTGCCTTTAATGCAGAACTAACTCTAGGAACATTCAATATTATAAAATCACCACAGTTTTTCTAAATACTTAACTCTCTATAGAGTTGGCTCTTTCGTCAATTACTTTTCGTAGTTCTTTAATGTGTTCAGGATTTGTACCGCAGCAGCCACCAATTATTCGAACTTTTTTGTACTGATCAAGAAAATCACTTAATGCCTCACCCATCTTTTCAGGAGTCATTTTGTAAACTGCTTGTCCACCTTGATTTTCAGGCATACCAGCATTTGGAACAACTAGCAAATTATGTTCATTTTGCTCATTTAGCCACTGTACACTAGGATTCATCTCAATTGGACCAGTAGAGCAGTTCAGACCAAAAACATCAATCCCCATATCTGAAACCGTGGTATATGCTGCTTGGATATTTGTTCCAAGTAACATTTTTCCGTATTGATCTAAAGTAGTGTTTGCAATAATCGGAACTTTCTTTCCTGTTTTCTCCATTGCATTATGACATGCTTCAATTATCAGTTTTACTTCCAATATATCCTGACTAGTTTCAATTAGTAATGCATCCACTCCTCCAAGAATTAATCCTTCAGCTTGTAACTCAAATGCAATTCTTAATTCATCAAGGGGTTTTTGTCCCAAGTCAGGATCATTTGAGCTTGGCAAATATCCAGATGGGCCCATAGAACCTATTACATATCGAGGTTTGTCAGAATATTCTTCACAAACTTCACAAGCTAATTTTGCTATCTTTTTGTTAAATTCTACAGTTTGATCGCCAAAACCATATTCATCTAATTTTATTTTATTTGAGCCAAAAGAATTTGTTTCAATACAATCAGCTCCTGCATCTAAATAATTTCTATGGATTTGTTTAATCCATTCAGGATGTGTAAGTATT of Nitrosopumilus sp. contains these proteins:
- a CDS encoding homocysteine S-methyltransferase family protein: MSAKEPFNDALKNRILLFDGAMGTEIQKYDPKPEDFPNNQDGFNDGLILTHPEWIKQIHRNYLDAGADCIETNSFGSNKIKLDEYGFGDQTVEFNKKIAKLACEVCEEYSDKPRYVIGSMGPSGYLPSSNDPDLGQKPLDELRIAFELQAEGLILGGVDALLIETSQDILEVKLIIEACHNAMEKTGKKVPIIANTTLDQYGKMLLGTNIQAAYTTVSDMGIDVFGLNCSTGPIEMNPSVQWLNEQNEHNLLVVPNAGMPENQGGQAVYKMTPEKMGEALSDFLDQYKKVRIIGGCCGTNPEHIKELRKVIDERANSIES